The following is a genomic window from Bacteroidia bacterium.
GCATACTGATCATGATGTCGGGAGACGCCCTCAGCGCGAGCGCCGTCACCGTGGCGCCGGTCATTCTCTTCATCGGCTATTGCATTATCATTCCGCTTGGCATCATTTACAAGCAGAAGAGCCGACCGACCGACGAAACGGCGGCCTGACCGGGCGCCCAGGAATCCCACGAAGCATTCTTCATCAGCAATCGAAACAATATGAATTTCAATTTGTGGAATCGCGTCTTCGCCGGCATCGTGTTTCTGGCGTCGACCATCGTGTTTTTAATGACGGTCGCCCCGACGATTTCCTTCTGGGATTGCGGCGAGTTCATCACGGCGGCCGTCACCATGGGCGTGCCGCACCCTCCCGGCGCTCCGTTTTTCCAGCTTGTCGGCCGCATGTTCTCCCTGCTTCCGTTTTCGGATGATATGGGGTTCCGCGTAAATCTGCTGTCGGTGTTTTCGAGCTCGCTCTCGGTGCTCTTCACCTATCTGGTGTCGATCCGCCTGCTGCGTCAGTGGAAAGGCGAGCCCGCGACGGCGATTTCGGCGGTCACAATGATGTTGTCGGCGGCCATCGGCGCCCTCATCCTTTCCTGGAGCGATACGTTCTGGTTCAATGCTTCGGAAGCGGAAGTGTACGGCATCGGCATGTTCTTCATCACCGCGGTGGTGTGGATCGCGACCGAGTGGTATTTCAAGGCCGGCGTGTTCGACTCCGAGCGGTCACTGCTGCTCATCGCCTATCTGCTGGGTTTGAGCATCGGTGTGCACCTTTTGTCCCTGCTGGCGGTATTCTACGTTTTCGTCCTGATTTTCTTCCGCGACAGGCACAGCGACGATATAACCGCCCGCAGCATCGGTTTGGCGATGCTGGCCGCGGTCGGCGGCTTCGCCGTCATGTATCCCGGCATCGTAAAGTACATTCCGGCCATGCTGGGTGACGATTTCGCCCGCTATCTCTTCCTTCTCCTCGTCGCCGCATTGATTTTCATCGTCGCGGCGAAGAAACTGCATCCGCAGCTGCGCATGGTTGCGCTGGGTGCGCTGCTGGTCACGCTGGGATATTCCACGTACACCATCGTTCCGATACGCGCAGGCCAGCAACCCGCACTGAACGAGAACGCGCCTGAAACGCTGCAAGGTCTGTACAGCTATCTCAATCGCGAGCAGTACGGATCGTATCCGTTGATGAGCGGCTTCAACTATGACGACCGTTTGCGCAGCATCAATACCGATCAGAAAAAGTTTCTTCCGCGCCGCTGGAACCCCGAGTCTGTTTCACGCTACGCCAACTACAGTTCGGATTTTGAGTACTTCCTGAAATTCCAGCTCGGGCACATTTACATTCGGTACTTCCTCTGGAATTTCGTTGGCCGCGCGGGAGATATTCAGGAGGCGCCGGTCATCTGGTTCAGCGACCAGGGGGATTGGTCGGAAAGTCCCGGGTATCCCAACAAGTACTACGCCATCCCCTTCATCCTTGGCCTGCTCGGATTGTATTATCATTTCCGCAAGGACCTGCGCACCGGCATCGCGATGGGGACGCTGTTCTTCGTCATGGGTATCGGTCTCGTGCTCTACTTCAACATGTCCGAACCACAGGTGCGCGAGCGCGATTACTTCTTCGTGGGGTCCTTCCAGGTGTTCGCGCTCTGGGCGGGGCTGGGGGTGTACAGTATCGTGGAGTTCATACGGGAAAAAGCGACACGCAGCGAAGCCGTCGGGCTCGCGGTCGCGGTGCTGCTGCTGGTGGCCGCGCCGGTGAACATGCTGGCGAACAATTATCAGACGCATGACCGCAGTCTGAACTATGTGGCGTTCGACTACGCGTACAATCTGCTGCAGAGTTGCGATCAGGACGCCATCCTCTTCACCGGCGGCGACAACGATACCTTCCCGGTGTGGTATCTGCAGTACACTGCCGGTATCCGCCGCGATGTCCGTGTGGTGAATCTCAGCCTGCTCAACACCGCCTGGTACAGCAAACAGCTCAAGAACGAACGACCATACGGCGCGAAGACGGTGAACATCAGCTACTCCGACCAGGAGCTGGAAGCGATGATGCCGGTGCAATGGGACGGCCGCCAGATGACGGTGCCTATCGATCCGCAGCGCATCAACATCGAGTCGCTCAAAGAGATCCCCTTCGTCGCGCAAGGAGTGGAAATCCCGACGAGCATGAGCTTCTTCGTGCAACCCACGTATACCGACCCGCGCGGCGCAAAGGGGTTGCGTAATCAGGACATGCTTATCCTCGACATCCTGAACAACAACATCAACGAGCGCCCGATTTATTTCGCCACCAGTGTTGGCGGCAGTGATCAGATCGGTTTGGAAGAGCATCTCGTCGTGGAGGGCCTGGCCCGTCGCGTCGTGCCCTTCAAGTTCCCGTACCGGCAGGACCGCTATTACAGCGCGATGAATGCACCGCTGGTGAAGCGCCATCTCACCGAGATCCGCACAGAGCCCGTCGCCACGCGCGCCATCGGCTTCATGTTCCGCGAACTCAACAATCCGCATATCAACCTCGACGAGGCCAGCACGAAGATGACCTACTCGTTCCGCGTACTGTTCATGGCGTTGGGACAGGTGCTCATTCAGGATCATCGCGACAATGCCGGCGCGAAAGAAGTGCTCGCGAAGATGGACGAGGTGATTCCCGAGAAATATCATGAGTTCGAAGCCAGTCTGCGTACCGACCTTTCGAACATGTACCTGCTCATGCAGGACACCGCGGGCTACCTCCGCAACGCCGCGCCGCTCGAGGAATACTATCTGAATCTGCTCAAGGACAATCCGACCGGTCAGGGATTGCCGCGTTCGCCGCATCGCTTCCTGCTCGATCTGTATGAGTACGGCGGGCAGTATCAGAAGGGCATAGACTTCCTGCGCGAGACGCAGAAGCACATGAACGACCCCAGCCTCGAGCAGTACATCCGGATGTTCGAGGAGTTGAAAGCCAACGGTGGCCGCAGGCGACAAGCGGATACCACCGTCGCGATACAGCCGTAGGATCACAGAGATCACAGAGGGGTACAGAGAACACAGAGAAGATCTTTGTGTTCTCTGTGTTCCCTCTCCGCGTAATTGAGTGAGTTGATTATCACAAGGGGCTGAACATGCCACGCACACTGATTACCGGCGGAGCCGGCTTTTTGGGGAGTCACCTTTGCGAGCGCATGCTGGCGGAGGGACATGAAGTACTTTGCATGGACAATCTCATCACCGGGGATCTGGCGAATATTGATCATCTCTTCGGCAACCCCGGATTCCGCTTCGTCAAGTACGATGTGACGGAATTCGTGTACGTGGAGGGTGGCCTGGATTACATTCTCCACTTCGCATCGCCCGCCAGTCCGATCGACTATCTAAAGCTTCCGATACAGACGCTGAAGGTCGGCTCGTTGGGGACGCACAAGGCGCTCGGACTTGCGAAGGCCAAGAACGCGCGTTTCCTGCTGGCCTCCACCTCCGAGGTTTACGGCGATCCCGAAATTCATCCGCAGGTGGAGTCCTACTGGGGCAACGTCAACCCTGTGGGACCACGCGGCGTGTACGACGAGGCCAAGCGCTTTGCCGAGGCGATGACCATGGCTTATCACCGCTATCATGGAGTGGAGACGCGTATCGTCCGCATTTTCAATACCTACGGCGAGCGCATGCGCGTCAACGACGGCCGGGCGATTCCCGCCTTCATGTCACAGGCCATCCGCGGCGAGGATGTCACCGTGTTCGGCGACGGTATGCAGACACGCAGCGTATGCTACGTGTCGGATCTTGTGGAGGGGATATACCGCCTCCTCATGTCCGATTATTCCGATCCAGTCAACATCGGCAATCCCGACGAACTGACCATGCTGGATCTCGCGAAAGAGGTCATCGAAATCCTCGGCAGCCCCGTCAATATTGTGCATCGCGAACTTCCCGAGGACGACCCCAAAGTTCGTCAGCCGGACATCACGCTTGCGCGCACCTTGCTCGGCTGGGAGCCGGTGGTTGCGCGTCGCGAGGGATTGACGCGAACTGCGGAGTATTTCAGGAGGAAGCTGGGGTAGGGGATAGGGGTGAAAGGGTAG
Proteins encoded in this region:
- a CDS encoding DUF2723 domain-containing protein → MNFNLWNRVFAGIVFLASTIVFLMTVAPTISFWDCGEFITAAVTMGVPHPPGAPFFQLVGRMFSLLPFSDDMGFRVNLLSVFSSSLSVLFTYLVSIRLLRQWKGEPATAISAVTMMLSAAIGALILSWSDTFWFNASEAEVYGIGMFFITAVVWIATEWYFKAGVFDSERSLLLIAYLLGLSIGVHLLSLLAVFYVFVLIFFRDRHSDDITARSIGLAMLAAVGGFAVMYPGIVKYIPAMLGDDFARYLFLLLVAALIFIVAAKKLHPQLRMVALGALLVTLGYSTYTIVPIRAGQQPALNENAPETLQGLYSYLNREQYGSYPLMSGFNYDDRLRSINTDQKKFLPRRWNPESVSRYANYSSDFEYFLKFQLGHIYIRYFLWNFVGRAGDIQEAPVIWFSDQGDWSESPGYPNKYYAIPFILGLLGLYYHFRKDLRTGIAMGTLFFVMGIGLVLYFNMSEPQVRERDYFFVGSFQVFALWAGLGVYSIVEFIREKATRSEAVGLAVAVLLLVAAPVNMLANNYQTHDRSLNYVAFDYAYNLLQSCDQDAILFTGGDNDTFPVWYLQYTAGIRRDVRVVNLSLLNTAWYSKQLKNERPYGAKTVNISYSDQELEAMMPVQWDGRQMTVPIDPQRINIESLKEIPFVAQGVEIPTSMSFFVQPTYTDPRGAKGLRNQDMLILDILNNNINERPIYFATSVGGSDQIGLEEHLVVEGLARRVVPFKFPYRQDRYYSAMNAPLVKRHLTEIRTEPVATRAIGFMFRELNNPHINLDEASTKMTYSFRVLFMALGQVLIQDHRDNAGAKEVLAKMDEVIPEKYHEFEASLRTDLSNMYLLMQDTAGYLRNAAPLEEYYLNLLKDNPTGQGLPRSPHRFLLDLYEYGGQYQKGIDFLRETQKHMNDPSLEQYIRMFEELKANGGRRRQADTTVAIQP
- a CDS encoding SDR family oxidoreductase, translating into MPRTLITGGAGFLGSHLCERMLAEGHEVLCMDNLITGDLANIDHLFGNPGFRFVKYDVTEFVYVEGGLDYILHFASPASPIDYLKLPIQTLKVGSLGTHKALGLAKAKNARFLLASTSEVYGDPEIHPQVESYWGNVNPVGPRGVYDEAKRFAEAMTMAYHRYHGVETRIVRIFNTYGERMRVNDGRAIPAFMSQAIRGEDVTVFGDGMQTRSVCYVSDLVEGIYRLLMSDYSDPVNIGNPDELTMLDLAKEVIEILGSPVNIVHRELPEDDPKVRQPDITLARTLLGWEPVVARREGLTRTAEYFRRKLG